In Bombus affinis isolate iyBomAffi1 chromosome 8, iyBomAffi1.2, whole genome shotgun sequence, the following proteins share a genomic window:
- the LOC126919201 gene encoding microtubule-associated serine/threonine-protein kinase 3 isoform X2 yields MDQNRNRPSRPRLRSHGNSARVLVFDQAESEESACSTEAEVQKRPIPPKVESKEAPVRPVSGELSNLVRMRNSAIGKSAPSLSVHVRDFNIPRRAAKAAHRKSFIATTSPTLPRCHSPLSGSPLESPRMSSSPHFAFAPIKRIGGGTTGTGDGRRWSVASLPSSGYGTTPGSSNVSSQYSSQERLHQLPNVPTKDELRMLSCHFSKPGTPCSSHPGFPGSSISSIPGSVSLSLDEEGRRSPLHRPRSRSLSSPSRSPVLDSEIVMMNTLYKERFPKATQQMEERLTNFINENKELDEYEVMANMTQDSLPILRFVHHQVIEMARDCLQKSQEKLITTRYFYEMSENLEHLLMETKDKSLDAAARLTGLIKKLLLVISRPARLLECLEFDPEEFYHLLEQAEGQAKVNAGIKNDIPQYIINKLSLNRDPISELQEDLNKLEDSASSSDSNLQIASSPNKDDEKSHRVPCEGDYEVLKLISNGAYGAVYLVKEKTTRQRFAMKKINKNNLMLRNQVEQVFAERDIMSFTDNPFVVSMYCSFETKKHLCLVMEYVEGGDCANLLKNIGPLPPDMARFYFAETVLAVEYLHSYGIVHRDLKPDNLLITALGHIKLTDFGLSKMGLMSLATNLYEGYIDRDTRQFSDKQVFGTPEYIAPEVILRQGYGKPVDWWSMGIILYEFLIGCVPFFGDTPEELFAHTVNDDIDWPDEDDWPVQPEAKDIITALLQQSPRDRLGTGGSHEVKEHPYFYGVNWNSLLRQKAEFVPQLINDEDTSYFDTRMDRYNHDIGDDTDDTDDSPLFGSFSSYSPQSRKISQTRPPQINPEQTESDVSKKQLFRTELERTVAQLSFGSNSSTTPPSKLAESTPSEKNRSSSSIRNTTYIETPPKADKSNTSFTSPATVTSGESQLTVIKNSHIEGTCISLSTPDSSQTESEDISPQIQRKRHVHSRDKLPRFSICIDDEHMLDLFAANRDTTEESKHNSSTDSFESFNAISIIPSAKQKSRSVIKSASTSGLSLVIPTSDFSYDASLNTQPIESPGGSSTASSRDTSPCRELSPLVTSLKPPIIIRRGPCGFGFTVHTIRVYYGDSDFYTMHHLVMAVDQSSPAFEAGLRPGDLITHINGEPVQGLYHIQVLQLMLSGGDHVTLRSTPLENTSIKTGGRRRDLTQSKMARRTLHKQRKLKRDHSDKKRKTSLFKRISSKRASVEMQQPLTISCPLSAPILSSDSKPPLMMAAGICSPSMVTPSRSFQSFTRSQETSPYFAACTKSVCSPSPPTNRVNSDSYHSTGNSSPCSSPNSSSPGSTTSAANLATIANQSHYQRPSTLHGLKHKLHTAAKNIHSPNRRKSVGHIPLSPLARTPSPSPLPASPTRSPSPLAFPTGHQPGSSNTTQSYSPGVCLSTPNNQKKSYGRPKSAEPGSPLLRRALSPDRLHPRSAENKTSISPLANTVVKVTPRATIAQPYPETSEECSDSFKEPNDSKVEKKVSTESKSDYSKISHGISINLGNVGISNSCGSTQLPRIAEEKDSPTGSKADDYSKEVLPLDKMDKNNTSMSKLTESENIGDRSDHVESKTERQNLCTKNLEVLSINKIEEGAQPDNCSNVQVRSSQSTFYKQSQNIEKGSQASSQKTSSQNSEKGSHSSCQKILLHATEKSLQSSAQKILSQTNERGFMQGVSQKSSQNNEKVSLAAVQKLLQGNEKTFVPHKVTEQKAAGKNSEANLEGRKISKKYKIDSSDGSSNTSSTQHSNTFEAMGTGKDKKNN; encoded by the exons atggaccagaACAGAAATAGACCAAGTAGACCTCGTCTTCGTTCTCATGGCAATTCTGCCAGAGTACTCGTATTTGATCAAGCTGAAAGCGAAGAATCTGCTTGCAGCACTGAAGCAGAAGTGCAAAAACGTCCAATTCCACCAAAAGTGGAGAGCAAGGAAGCTCCAGTTCGACCTG TTAGTGGAGAACTCTCAAATCTGGTTCGAATGAGGAATTCTGCAATTGGGAAGTCTGCACCTTCGTTATCTGTTCACGTG CGTGATTTTAACATTCCCCGGCGTGCTGCTAAAGCAGCTCATCGTAAATCTTTTATTGCAACAACATCTCCAACTTTACCACGTTGTCATTCACCATTGTcag GCAGTCCTCTAGAGAGTCCTAGGATGTCATCCAGTCCACATTTTGCTTTTGCTCCAATTAAAAG GATTGGTGGAGGTACCACAGGAACTGGAGATGGCAGACGATGGTCAGTTGCTAGCTTACCATCTAGTGGTTATGGTACGACACCAGGTTCCAGTAATGTTTCG TCACAGTACTCGAGTCAAGAACGATTGCACCAACTTCCAAATGTTCCCACCAAGGACGAATTACGTATGCTTTCTTGCCATTTTTCTAAACCCGGTACGCCGTGTTCTTCGCATCCAGGTTTTCCAGGATCTAGTATTTCTAGTATTCCAGGCAGTGTATCTCTCAGTCTCGATGAAGAAGGTCGTAGGTCACCGTTACACAGACCACGGTCACGAAGTTTAAG CAGTCCGAGTCGATCTCCTGTATTGGACAGCGAAATTGTTATGATGAATACTCTTTATAAGGAAAGATTTCCAAAG GCAACACAGCAAATGGAAGAACGTTTAactaattttattaatgaaaaCAAGGAATTGGATGAGTATGAGGTAATGGCAAATATGACCCAAGATTCACTACCGATTTTACGGTTTGTGCATCATCAAGTAATTGAAATGGCGAGGGACTGTTTACAAAAATCTCAGGAAAAATTAATTACAACTAGATATTTTTACGAAATGAGTGAAAATTTGGAACATTTGTTGATGGAG ACAAAAGATAAATCACTTGATGCAGCAGCAAGATTAACGGGCCTTATCAAAAAATTACTATTAGTAATATCACGTCCAGCTCGTCTATTGGAATGTTTAGAATTTGATCCAGAAGAGTTTTATCATTTACTCGAACAGGCTGAAGGTCAAGCAAAAGTTAATGCGGGCATAAAAAACGATATACCTCAGTATATTATTAACAAACTTTCTCTCAATAGAGATCCAATATCAG AACTGCAAGAAGATTTAAATAAACTAGAAGATTCGGCAAGTTCGAGCGATAGTAATTTACAAATCgcttcaagtccaaataaagaCGATGAAAAGTCTCACCGCGTTCCTTGTGAAGGCGATTATGAAGTATTGAAACTCATTAGTAATGGTGCATACGGCGCAGTGTATTTGGTTAAGGAAAAAACTACACGACAAAGATTTGCtatgaagaaaataaataaaaacaatttGATGCTAAGAAATCAAGTAGAACAAGTTTTTGCTGAGAGAGATATAATGAGCTTTACAGACAATCCATTTGTAGTTTCTATGTACTGCAGCTTCGAGACAAAA AAGCACTTGTGCTTAGTAATGGAATATGTAGAGGGTGGAGATTGCGCgaatcttttaaaaaatatcgGTCCATTGCCACCGGACATGGCAAGATTTTATTTTGCAGAAACCGTTTTAGCTGTTGAATATTTACACAGTTACGGCATTGTTCATCGAGATTTGAAACCTGACAA CTTACTTATTACTGCCCTTGGTCACATTAAGCTTACTGACTTTGGTCTCAGTAAAATGGGTCTTATGTCCT TGGCGACAAATCTTTACGAAGGATACATAGATAGGGATACGAGACAGTTTTCCGATAAACAAGTGTTTGGCACACCTGAATACATCGCCCCTGAAGTTATATTGCGCCAAGGATATGGTAAACCTGTTGATTGGTGGTCTATGGGCATTATATTATACGAATTTCTAATTGGCTGTGTACCATTTTTTGGCGATACTCCGGAAGAGTTGTTTGCTCATACTGTTAACG ATGATATCGATTGGCCAGATGAGGATGATTGGCCTGTTCAGCCAGAAGCAAAAGATATTATAACAGCGTTGCTTCAACAAAGTCCTAGAGATCGTTTAGGCACTGGTGGATCTCATGAAGTAAAAGAGCACCCATATTTTTATGGAGTAAATTGGAATAGTTTACTCAGACAAAAGGCTGAATTCGTACCTCAATTAATCAATGACGAAGATACAAGCTACTTTGATA CTCGTATGGATAGATATAATCACGATATAGGCGATGATACTGATGACACCGATGACTCCCCTTTGTTCGGATCGTTCTCCTCGTATTCTCCGCAGTCACGAAAAATATCTCAAACCCGTCCACCGCAGATAAATCCTGAACAAACAGAGTCGGATGTCTCAAAGAAACAATTATTCCGTACTGAGTTGGAACGCACAGTCGCGCAATTGTCCTTCGGATCTAATAGCTCAACTACTCCTCCATCCAAATTAGCGGAATCAACTCCGTCAGAAAAGAATCGATCTTCTTCGTCCATTAGAAATACCACGTACATCGAAACGCCTCCAAAGGCGGATAAGTCGAACACGTCATTCACGAGTCCTGCCACGGTGACCAGTGGCGAGTCCCAACTAACGGTTATTAAAAACAGTCACATAGAAGGGACGTGCATCAGTTTGAGTACACCCGATTCCTCGCAAACGGAGTCTGAGGATATCAGTCCGCAGATCCAGAGAAAACGACACGTGCATTCCCGTGATAAGCTGCCCAGGTTCAGTATATGCATTGATGATGAACACAT gtTGGATTTATTTGCTGCAAACAGAGATACAACTGAGGAAAGCAAGCATAATTCTAGTACCGATTCTTTCGAATCATTCAACGCCATATCAATTATTCCATCCGCGAAACAAAAGTCGCGGTCCGTAATTAAGTCCGCATCCACTAGTGGACTGTCCTTAGTTATACCAACCAGTGATTTCTCTT ATGATGCGTCATTAAATACTCAACCAATCGAATCTCCTGGTGGATCATCCACTGCTTCTTCAAGAGATACATCCCCTTGTCGCGAACTGAGTCCACTGGTAACTAGCCTAAAACCTCCTATTATCATTCGAAGAGGGCCGTGTGGATTTGGCTTCACTGTGCACACTATCAGGGTTTATTATGGTGACAGTGATTTTTACACTATGCATCATTTGGTTATG GCTGTAGATCAATCCAGTCCAGCTTTTGAAGCTGGTTTAAGACCAGGAGATCTTATAACGCATATAAATGGCGAGCCAGTCCAGGGTTTATATCATATACAAGTTCTCCAATTGATGTTGAGTGGTGGCGATCACGTAACACTACGTAGTACACCATTAGAAAATACTAGTATTAAGACGGGCGGAAGGAGAAGAGATCTGACTCAGAGCAAAATGGCGCGAAGAACGCTGCATAAACAGCGCAAACTAAAACGTGATCATTCCGATAAGAAACGAAAGACGTCCCTTTTTAAACGAATTAGTTCGAAACGAGCTAGTGTAGAGATGCAACAG CCATTAACTATCAGTTGTCCATTGTCAGCACCCATTCTATCCAGCGACAGCAAACCTCCACTTATG ATGGCTGCGGGAATCTGTTCGCCGTCAATGGTAACACCTAGTCGGTCGTTCCAGTCATTCACACGTTCTCAAGAAACGTCACCATACTTTGCAGCCTGTACAAAATCTGTCTGCAGCCCGTCACCTCCAACAAATCGCGTTAATTCTGATTCTTATCACTCCACGGGGAATTCAAGTCCCTGTTCCAGTCCAAACTCTTCGTCTCCGGGCTCCACTACGTCTGCTGCAAATCTAGCGACTATCGCCAATCAGTCTCATTACCAGAGGCCGAGCACGCTTCACGGTTTGAAGCACAAATTACACACAGCTGCAAAGAACATTCATTCGCCGAATCGTAGAAAATCTGTGGGACATATACCATTGTCTCCATTGGCGAGAACTCCGAGTCCATCGCCCCTTCCAGCCAGCCCTACTAGAAGTCCTAGTCCACTAGCGTTTCCTACAGGACATCAACCTGGTAGCTCGAATACTACGCAGTCCTATAGCCCAG GTGTCTGCTTATCAACGCCGAACAATCAGAAAAAAAGTTATGGACGACCGAAGTCAGCAGAGCCCGGTTCCCCGTTGTTAAGAAGGGCGCTTAGTCCAGACAGACTTCATCCTCGATCTGCGGAGAACAAAACATCGATCTCACCGTTGGCAAACACAGTGGTGAAAGTAACTCCACGTGCAACTATAGCGCAACCCTATCCAGAAACCTCTGAGGAGTGCAGTGATAGCTTCAAAGAACCAAATGACTCAAAAGTGGAGAAGAAAGTGTCAACGGAATCAAAGTCGGATTATTCGAAAATATCTCATGGGATATCGATCAATTTGGGAAACGTAGGTATATCTAATTCTTGTGGCAGCACACAGCTGCCCAGAATAGCAGAGGAGAAGGATTCACCGACCGGTTCAAAGGCTGACGATTACTCGAAGGAAGTTCTACCTTTAGATAAGATGGATAAAAATAACACGTCTATGAGTAAATTGACAGAATCAGAGAATATTGGTGACCGTAGTGATCATGTTGAATCGAAGACAGAGAGGCAGAATTTGTGTACAAAAAATTTAGAAGTTTTATCTATTAATAAGATTGAGGAGGGCGCTCAACCAGATAATTGTTCTAATGTACAAGTGCGTAGTTCGCAAAGCACATTTTACAAGCAATCTCAGAACATTGAAAAAGGTTCGCAAGCTTCGTCTCAAAAAACATCATCACAAAATAGTGAAAAAGGCTCGCACTCTTCGTGTCAAAAGATATTGTTGCATGCCACTGAAAAGAGTTTGCAATCTTCCGCCCAGAAAATATTATCGCAAACCAACGAAAGAGGCTTCATGCAAGGTGTATCTCAGAAGTCATCTCAAAACAACGAGAAAGTGTCACTGGCTGCGGTGCAGAAACTACTTCAAGGCAATGAAAAAACATTTGTGCCTCATAAAGTGACCGAACAAAAGGCAGCTGGTAAAAATTCAGAGGCTAATCTGGAAGGGAGAAAAATATCGAAGAAGTACAAAATTGATAGTTCTGACGGCTCAAGTAACACTTCCTCCACACAACACTCGAACACATTTGAGGCTATGGGGACTGGGAAggacaagaaaaacaattaa
- the LOC126919201 gene encoding microtubule-associated serine/threonine-protein kinase 3 isoform X1 → MDQNRNRPSRPRLRSHGNSARVLVFDQAESEESACSTEAEVQKRPIPPKVESKEAPVRPVSGELSNLVRMRNSAIGKSAPSLSVHVRDFNIPRRAAKAAHRKSFIATTSPTLPRCHSPLSAFVPIVGSPLESPRMSSSPHFAFAPIKRIGGGTTGTGDGRRWSVASLPSSGYGTTPGSSNVSSQYSSQERLHQLPNVPTKDELRMLSCHFSKPGTPCSSHPGFPGSSISSIPGSVSLSLDEEGRRSPLHRPRSRSLSSPSRSPVLDSEIVMMNTLYKERFPKATQQMEERLTNFINENKELDEYEVMANMTQDSLPILRFVHHQVIEMARDCLQKSQEKLITTRYFYEMSENLEHLLMETKDKSLDAAARLTGLIKKLLLVISRPARLLECLEFDPEEFYHLLEQAEGQAKVNAGIKNDIPQYIINKLSLNRDPISELQEDLNKLEDSASSSDSNLQIASSPNKDDEKSHRVPCEGDYEVLKLISNGAYGAVYLVKEKTTRQRFAMKKINKNNLMLRNQVEQVFAERDIMSFTDNPFVVSMYCSFETKKHLCLVMEYVEGGDCANLLKNIGPLPPDMARFYFAETVLAVEYLHSYGIVHRDLKPDNLLITALGHIKLTDFGLSKMGLMSLATNLYEGYIDRDTRQFSDKQVFGTPEYIAPEVILRQGYGKPVDWWSMGIILYEFLIGCVPFFGDTPEELFAHTVNDDIDWPDEDDWPVQPEAKDIITALLQQSPRDRLGTGGSHEVKEHPYFYGVNWNSLLRQKAEFVPQLINDEDTSYFDTRMDRYNHDIGDDTDDTDDSPLFGSFSSYSPQSRKISQTRPPQINPEQTESDVSKKQLFRTELERTVAQLSFGSNSSTTPPSKLAESTPSEKNRSSSSIRNTTYIETPPKADKSNTSFTSPATVTSGESQLTVIKNSHIEGTCISLSTPDSSQTESEDISPQIQRKRHVHSRDKLPRFSICIDDEHMLDLFAANRDTTEESKHNSSTDSFESFNAISIIPSAKQKSRSVIKSASTSGLSLVIPTSDFSYDASLNTQPIESPGGSSTASSRDTSPCRELSPLVTSLKPPIIIRRGPCGFGFTVHTIRVYYGDSDFYTMHHLVMAVDQSSPAFEAGLRPGDLITHINGEPVQGLYHIQVLQLMLSGGDHVTLRSTPLENTSIKTGGRRRDLTQSKMARRTLHKQRKLKRDHSDKKRKTSLFKRISSKRASVEMQQPLTISCPLSAPILSSDSKPPLMMAAGICSPSMVTPSRSFQSFTRSQETSPYFAACTKSVCSPSPPTNRVNSDSYHSTGNSSPCSSPNSSSPGSTTSAANLATIANQSHYQRPSTLHGLKHKLHTAAKNIHSPNRRKSVGHIPLSPLARTPSPSPLPASPTRSPSPLAFPTGHQPGSSNTTQSYSPGVCLSTPNNQKKSYGRPKSAEPGSPLLRRALSPDRLHPRSAENKTSISPLANTVVKVTPRATIAQPYPETSEECSDSFKEPNDSKVEKKVSTESKSDYSKISHGISINLGNVGISNSCGSTQLPRIAEEKDSPTGSKADDYSKEVLPLDKMDKNNTSMSKLTESENIGDRSDHVESKTERQNLCTKNLEVLSINKIEEGAQPDNCSNVQVRSSQSTFYKQSQNIEKGSQASSQKTSSQNSEKGSHSSCQKILLHATEKSLQSSAQKILSQTNERGFMQGVSQKSSQNNEKVSLAAVQKLLQGNEKTFVPHKVTEQKAAGKNSEANLEGRKISKKYKIDSSDGSSNTSSTQHSNTFEAMGTGKDKKNN, encoded by the exons atggaccagaACAGAAATAGACCAAGTAGACCTCGTCTTCGTTCTCATGGCAATTCTGCCAGAGTACTCGTATTTGATCAAGCTGAAAGCGAAGAATCTGCTTGCAGCACTGAAGCAGAAGTGCAAAAACGTCCAATTCCACCAAAAGTGGAGAGCAAGGAAGCTCCAGTTCGACCTG TTAGTGGAGAACTCTCAAATCTGGTTCGAATGAGGAATTCTGCAATTGGGAAGTCTGCACCTTCGTTATCTGTTCACGTG CGTGATTTTAACATTCCCCGGCGTGCTGCTAAAGCAGCTCATCGTAAATCTTTTATTGCAACAACATCTCCAACTTTACCACGTTGTCATTCACCATTGTcag CATTTGTCCCGATTGTAGGCAGTCCTCTAGAGAGTCCTAGGATGTCATCCAGTCCACATTTTGCTTTTGCTCCAATTAAAAG GATTGGTGGAGGTACCACAGGAACTGGAGATGGCAGACGATGGTCAGTTGCTAGCTTACCATCTAGTGGTTATGGTACGACACCAGGTTCCAGTAATGTTTCG TCACAGTACTCGAGTCAAGAACGATTGCACCAACTTCCAAATGTTCCCACCAAGGACGAATTACGTATGCTTTCTTGCCATTTTTCTAAACCCGGTACGCCGTGTTCTTCGCATCCAGGTTTTCCAGGATCTAGTATTTCTAGTATTCCAGGCAGTGTATCTCTCAGTCTCGATGAAGAAGGTCGTAGGTCACCGTTACACAGACCACGGTCACGAAGTTTAAG CAGTCCGAGTCGATCTCCTGTATTGGACAGCGAAATTGTTATGATGAATACTCTTTATAAGGAAAGATTTCCAAAG GCAACACAGCAAATGGAAGAACGTTTAactaattttattaatgaaaaCAAGGAATTGGATGAGTATGAGGTAATGGCAAATATGACCCAAGATTCACTACCGATTTTACGGTTTGTGCATCATCAAGTAATTGAAATGGCGAGGGACTGTTTACAAAAATCTCAGGAAAAATTAATTACAACTAGATATTTTTACGAAATGAGTGAAAATTTGGAACATTTGTTGATGGAG ACAAAAGATAAATCACTTGATGCAGCAGCAAGATTAACGGGCCTTATCAAAAAATTACTATTAGTAATATCACGTCCAGCTCGTCTATTGGAATGTTTAGAATTTGATCCAGAAGAGTTTTATCATTTACTCGAACAGGCTGAAGGTCAAGCAAAAGTTAATGCGGGCATAAAAAACGATATACCTCAGTATATTATTAACAAACTTTCTCTCAATAGAGATCCAATATCAG AACTGCAAGAAGATTTAAATAAACTAGAAGATTCGGCAAGTTCGAGCGATAGTAATTTACAAATCgcttcaagtccaaataaagaCGATGAAAAGTCTCACCGCGTTCCTTGTGAAGGCGATTATGAAGTATTGAAACTCATTAGTAATGGTGCATACGGCGCAGTGTATTTGGTTAAGGAAAAAACTACACGACAAAGATTTGCtatgaagaaaataaataaaaacaatttGATGCTAAGAAATCAAGTAGAACAAGTTTTTGCTGAGAGAGATATAATGAGCTTTACAGACAATCCATTTGTAGTTTCTATGTACTGCAGCTTCGAGACAAAA AAGCACTTGTGCTTAGTAATGGAATATGTAGAGGGTGGAGATTGCGCgaatcttttaaaaaatatcgGTCCATTGCCACCGGACATGGCAAGATTTTATTTTGCAGAAACCGTTTTAGCTGTTGAATATTTACACAGTTACGGCATTGTTCATCGAGATTTGAAACCTGACAA CTTACTTATTACTGCCCTTGGTCACATTAAGCTTACTGACTTTGGTCTCAGTAAAATGGGTCTTATGTCCT TGGCGACAAATCTTTACGAAGGATACATAGATAGGGATACGAGACAGTTTTCCGATAAACAAGTGTTTGGCACACCTGAATACATCGCCCCTGAAGTTATATTGCGCCAAGGATATGGTAAACCTGTTGATTGGTGGTCTATGGGCATTATATTATACGAATTTCTAATTGGCTGTGTACCATTTTTTGGCGATACTCCGGAAGAGTTGTTTGCTCATACTGTTAACG ATGATATCGATTGGCCAGATGAGGATGATTGGCCTGTTCAGCCAGAAGCAAAAGATATTATAACAGCGTTGCTTCAACAAAGTCCTAGAGATCGTTTAGGCACTGGTGGATCTCATGAAGTAAAAGAGCACCCATATTTTTATGGAGTAAATTGGAATAGTTTACTCAGACAAAAGGCTGAATTCGTACCTCAATTAATCAATGACGAAGATACAAGCTACTTTGATA CTCGTATGGATAGATATAATCACGATATAGGCGATGATACTGATGACACCGATGACTCCCCTTTGTTCGGATCGTTCTCCTCGTATTCTCCGCAGTCACGAAAAATATCTCAAACCCGTCCACCGCAGATAAATCCTGAACAAACAGAGTCGGATGTCTCAAAGAAACAATTATTCCGTACTGAGTTGGAACGCACAGTCGCGCAATTGTCCTTCGGATCTAATAGCTCAACTACTCCTCCATCCAAATTAGCGGAATCAACTCCGTCAGAAAAGAATCGATCTTCTTCGTCCATTAGAAATACCACGTACATCGAAACGCCTCCAAAGGCGGATAAGTCGAACACGTCATTCACGAGTCCTGCCACGGTGACCAGTGGCGAGTCCCAACTAACGGTTATTAAAAACAGTCACATAGAAGGGACGTGCATCAGTTTGAGTACACCCGATTCCTCGCAAACGGAGTCTGAGGATATCAGTCCGCAGATCCAGAGAAAACGACACGTGCATTCCCGTGATAAGCTGCCCAGGTTCAGTATATGCATTGATGATGAACACAT gtTGGATTTATTTGCTGCAAACAGAGATACAACTGAGGAAAGCAAGCATAATTCTAGTACCGATTCTTTCGAATCATTCAACGCCATATCAATTATTCCATCCGCGAAACAAAAGTCGCGGTCCGTAATTAAGTCCGCATCCACTAGTGGACTGTCCTTAGTTATACCAACCAGTGATTTCTCTT ATGATGCGTCATTAAATACTCAACCAATCGAATCTCCTGGTGGATCATCCACTGCTTCTTCAAGAGATACATCCCCTTGTCGCGAACTGAGTCCACTGGTAACTAGCCTAAAACCTCCTATTATCATTCGAAGAGGGCCGTGTGGATTTGGCTTCACTGTGCACACTATCAGGGTTTATTATGGTGACAGTGATTTTTACACTATGCATCATTTGGTTATG GCTGTAGATCAATCCAGTCCAGCTTTTGAAGCTGGTTTAAGACCAGGAGATCTTATAACGCATATAAATGGCGAGCCAGTCCAGGGTTTATATCATATACAAGTTCTCCAATTGATGTTGAGTGGTGGCGATCACGTAACACTACGTAGTACACCATTAGAAAATACTAGTATTAAGACGGGCGGAAGGAGAAGAGATCTGACTCAGAGCAAAATGGCGCGAAGAACGCTGCATAAACAGCGCAAACTAAAACGTGATCATTCCGATAAGAAACGAAAGACGTCCCTTTTTAAACGAATTAGTTCGAAACGAGCTAGTGTAGAGATGCAACAG CCATTAACTATCAGTTGTCCATTGTCAGCACCCATTCTATCCAGCGACAGCAAACCTCCACTTATG ATGGCTGCGGGAATCTGTTCGCCGTCAATGGTAACACCTAGTCGGTCGTTCCAGTCATTCACACGTTCTCAAGAAACGTCACCATACTTTGCAGCCTGTACAAAATCTGTCTGCAGCCCGTCACCTCCAACAAATCGCGTTAATTCTGATTCTTATCACTCCACGGGGAATTCAAGTCCCTGTTCCAGTCCAAACTCTTCGTCTCCGGGCTCCACTACGTCTGCTGCAAATCTAGCGACTATCGCCAATCAGTCTCATTACCAGAGGCCGAGCACGCTTCACGGTTTGAAGCACAAATTACACACAGCTGCAAAGAACATTCATTCGCCGAATCGTAGAAAATCTGTGGGACATATACCATTGTCTCCATTGGCGAGAACTCCGAGTCCATCGCCCCTTCCAGCCAGCCCTACTAGAAGTCCTAGTCCACTAGCGTTTCCTACAGGACATCAACCTGGTAGCTCGAATACTACGCAGTCCTATAGCCCAG GTGTCTGCTTATCAACGCCGAACAATCAGAAAAAAAGTTATGGACGACCGAAGTCAGCAGAGCCCGGTTCCCCGTTGTTAAGAAGGGCGCTTAGTCCAGACAGACTTCATCCTCGATCTGCGGAGAACAAAACATCGATCTCACCGTTGGCAAACACAGTGGTGAAAGTAACTCCACGTGCAACTATAGCGCAACCCTATCCAGAAACCTCTGAGGAGTGCAGTGATAGCTTCAAAGAACCAAATGACTCAAAAGTGGAGAAGAAAGTGTCAACGGAATCAAAGTCGGATTATTCGAAAATATCTCATGGGATATCGATCAATTTGGGAAACGTAGGTATATCTAATTCTTGTGGCAGCACACAGCTGCCCAGAATAGCAGAGGAGAAGGATTCACCGACCGGTTCAAAGGCTGACGATTACTCGAAGGAAGTTCTACCTTTAGATAAGATGGATAAAAATAACACGTCTATGAGTAAATTGACAGAATCAGAGAATATTGGTGACCGTAGTGATCATGTTGAATCGAAGACAGAGAGGCAGAATTTGTGTACAAAAAATTTAGAAGTTTTATCTATTAATAAGATTGAGGAGGGCGCTCAACCAGATAATTGTTCTAATGTACAAGTGCGTAGTTCGCAAAGCACATTTTACAAGCAATCTCAGAACATTGAAAAAGGTTCGCAAGCTTCGTCTCAAAAAACATCATCACAAAATAGTGAAAAAGGCTCGCACTCTTCGTGTCAAAAGATATTGTTGCATGCCACTGAAAAGAGTTTGCAATCTTCCGCCCAGAAAATATTATCGCAAACCAACGAAAGAGGCTTCATGCAAGGTGTATCTCAGAAGTCATCTCAAAACAACGAGAAAGTGTCACTGGCTGCGGTGCAGAAACTACTTCAAGGCAATGAAAAAACATTTGTGCCTCATAAAGTGACCGAACAAAAGGCAGCTGGTAAAAATTCAGAGGCTAATCTGGAAGGGAGAAAAATATCGAAGAAGTACAAAATTGATAGTTCTGACGGCTCAAGTAACACTTCCTCCACACAACACTCGAACACATTTGAGGCTATGGGGACTGGGAAggacaagaaaaacaattaa